In the Pan paniscus chromosome 8, NHGRI_mPanPan1-v2.0_pri, whole genome shotgun sequence genome, one interval contains:
- the KAZALD1 gene encoding kazal-type serine protease inhibitor domain-containing protein 1 isoform X1, with protein sequence MSPPPPAAALALPVLLLLLVVLTPPPTGARPSPGPDYLRRGWLRLLAEGEGCAPCRPEECAAPRGCLAGWVRDACGCCWECANLEGQLCDLDPSAHFYGHCGEQLECRLDTGDDLSRGEVPEPLCACRSQSPLCGSDGHTYSQICRLQEAARARPDANLTVAHPGPCESGPQIVSHPYDTWNVTGQDVIFGCEVFAYPMASIEWRKDGLDIQLPGDDPHISVQFRGGPQRFEVTGWLQIQAVRPSDEGTYRCLARNALGQVEAPASLTVLTPDQLNATGIPQLRSLNLVPEEEAESEENDDYY encoded by the exons AtgtcgccgccgccgcccgcaGCTGCCTTGGCGCTGCCTGTGCTCCTGCTACTGCTGGTGGTGCTGACTCCGCCCCCGACCGGCGCAAGGCCATCCCCAGGCCCAGATTACCTGCGGCGCGGCTGGCTGCGGCTGCTAGCGGAGGGCGAGGGCTGCGCTCCCTGCCGGCCAGAAGAGTGCGCCGCGCCGCGGGGCTGCCTGGCGGGCTGGGTGCGCGACGCGTGCGGCTGCTGCTGGGAATGTGCCAACCTCGAGGGCCAGCTCTGCGACCTGGACCCCAGTGCTCACTTCTACGGGCACTGCGGCGAGCAGCTTGAGTGCCGGCTGGACACAGGCGACGACCTGAGCCGCGGAGAGGTGCCGGAACCTCTGTGTGCCTGTCGTTCGCAGAGTCCGCTCTGCGGGTCCGACGGTCACACCTACTCCCAGATCTGCCGCCTGCAGGAGGCGGCCCGCGCTCGGCCCGATGCCAACCTCACTGTGGCACACCCGGGGCCCTGCGAATCGG GGCCCCAGATCGTGTCACATCCATATGACACTTGGAATGTGACAGGGCAGGATGTGATCTTTGGCTGTGAGGTGTTTGCCTACCCCATGGCCTCCATCGAGTGGAGGAAGGATGGCTTGGACATCCAGCTGCCAGGGGATGACCCCCACATCTCTGTGCAG TTTAGGGGTGGACCCCAGAGGTTTGAGGTGACTGGCTGGCTGCAGATCCAGGCTGTGCGTCCCAGTGATGAGGGCACTTACCGCTGCCTTGCCCGCAATGCCCTGGGTCAAGTGGAGGCCCCTGCTAGCTTGACAGTGCTCACACCTG ACCAGCTGAACGCTACAGGCATCCCCCAGCTGCGATCACTAAACCTGGTTCCTGAGGAGGAGGCTGAGAGTGAAGAGAATGACGATTACTACTAG
- the KAZALD1 gene encoding kazal-type serine protease inhibitor domain-containing protein 1 isoform X2 gives MPTSLWHTRGPANRTGCLFWAMLFSDLPPSPPGPQIVSHPYDTWNVTGQDVIFGCEVFAYPMASIEWRKDGLDIQLPGDDPHISVQFRGGPQRFEVTGWLQIQAVRPSDEGTYRCLARNALGQVEAPASLTVLTPDQLNATGIPQLRSLNLVPEEEAESEENDDYY, from the exons ATGCCAACCTCACTGTGGCACACCCGGGGCCCTGCGAATCGG ACTGGATGCCTTTTCTGGGCCATGCTATTCTCAGACCTCCCACCTTCACCCCCAGGGCCCCAGATCGTGTCACATCCATATGACACTTGGAATGTGACAGGGCAGGATGTGATCTTTGGCTGTGAGGTGTTTGCCTACCCCATGGCCTCCATCGAGTGGAGGAAGGATGGCTTGGACATCCAGCTGCCAGGGGATGACCCCCACATCTCTGTGCAG TTTAGGGGTGGACCCCAGAGGTTTGAGGTGACTGGCTGGCTGCAGATCCAGGCTGTGCGTCCCAGTGATGAGGGCACTTACCGCTGCCTTGCCCGCAATGCCCTGGGTCAAGTGGAGGCCCCTGCTAGCTTGACAGTGCTCACACCTG ACCAGCTGAACGCTACAGGCATCCCCCAGCTGCGATCACTAAACCTGGTTCCTGAGGAGGAGGCTGAGAGTGAAGAGAATGACGATTACTACTAG